Below is a window of Malus domestica chromosome 13, GDT2T_hap1 DNA.
TTCTGATTCCTCATACATATTTATAATCATCTGAATCCCATACAACTGGAATCGGAACATCAACTTTTAATGGTTGCAGCCTTACACACTTCATGTTACCCAATTTCATTGTTTCAGGTGGAGATGTCAGAAATTCGGTCCATTGTTACTGGTGCCACTAAGAGAAGTCTTGTACTTGTAGATGAAATCTGCCGAGGAACAGAAACAGCAAAGGGTACATGTATTGCTGGTAGTATTGTTGAAACTCTTGATGCAATAGGTTGTCTTGGTATCATATCTACTCACTTGCATGGGATATTTAGTTTGCCTCTTAATACGAAGAACACTGTAAACAAAGCAATGGGAACTGTATATGTGGATGGCCAAACAAAACCGACCTGGAAGTTGATGGATGGGATCTGTAGAGAAAGCTTAGCATTTGAAACGGCTAAGAGGGAAGGGATTCCTGAAACAATAATCGACAGAGCTGAAGACCTGTATCATTCAGTTTACGCAAATGAGGTACTTATAGGAAAGAATGACACAAAAGTTGAACAGTTAAGTTCCACAGGTTTTAGCAATTCTGAGAGATCCCATCCCCTGTCAAGTAGTGCTAAAGTTGAAGCTGTGACAGGATCAATGAACAGAATGGAAGTCCTACAGAAGGAGGTTGAGAGTGCAATGACCTTGATTTGCCAAAAGATGCTGACTGAGCtctataagaagaaaaaaacatcaGAACTTACTGAGATACGCTGTGTTCTAATTGGTACAAGGGAACAGCCACCTCCATCAACCATTGGTCTGTCATGTGTTTATGTGATTCTCAGGCCTGATAAGCGACTGTATGTCGGGCAGGTAATTTTTTGTTAACATAAATTCCCTTCAGTTATTTCTGGTTTTAAGAAAAAAGTAGTCATGATAGTCACTCTCAAGGTCGGTCTATGTCCTTGATAATTATTGGTCTTGGTCATTGGCTGAAAAAATGACACTCGTGTATTATGAAACTTTTTATTATGCtatgtgtttcaatttaatGTGTCTACATATTGATTTCATAGACGGATGATCTGGAGGGACGAGTCCGTGCACATCGTTCAAAGGAAGGACTGCAGAACGCCAATTTCCTTTATTTCACTGTCCCGGGGAAGAGCTTGGCTTGCCAATTAGAGACTCTTCTAATCAACCAGCTCCCTAATCAAGGATACCATCTGATCAATGTGGCTGATGGTAAGCATAGGAATTTCGGCACGTCCAATCTTTCCTTGGATGGTGTGGCAGTTTGTAGATAATTCCGCAGATACCTTTATGTACAAGGTTGCTTTTGTTAGGGAAAATGGAGAGATGGTTGGCAATCCTTTAACCTATATACGTATGTATTTGTAGCAGTGGCTGcaacaattttgtttttgttctgtTGCTCCACTTCACGTGTTTGTCAGCCGAGTAGACGAATGTGAAGTTCTGCTGGTCCTTGTAATATATTACAATTGTTATTTATCCGATTCTCCTTTTTCTACCCAATCCGCAATACTTGACATATCGTCATTGCTACATTACTGTTTTTGGTTTCATTGAGTGGAAGCATGACTCTTATGAGCTAAAATAGCAAGTTTTTGACGATGCAGATTATATAGCAGAAGCGTGCACACCGATAAACGGTTCCTTTTTGTTTAGCAGGGTACAAACTTTGTTTTAGAACGAAAAGACACTGCTATCTCATTAATTTGGTTCTACTATAAACATTTTGATGTTGGTTTACAGAAGCCAATCATTGTTACGTATGTACAAAcctatttttcttcatttggaaTTGAACGATTTCATACATATATGGCTCACTCCTTAACCAACCAAGATCAGCACAACAAATATAGTCTCATCGTCAAGCTCACTATGTCTAGACGTCAACCGATTTAGCGAACCAAACTTCTTGTTCGATTTAATTCTACTGTCCCAACGATCAATGTATATCATTAATCGAATGCAGAAGACGAACGGCATAACAAAGCATCTAAGACGAAAGCGCAAGTGCTTCTCCGGTAATTCGAGTGCTTGTTAAGCCAGAAGCCAGAaatttttgtgggtttttgtATTGAGAAGGTAGCCTCCATTTTGTCCCTTTTTCTGTACTCCGACGCAGGTGCAACTGCTTTTATCAATCAAATACTCTGCTGTGTCTATTGGTTTTGTCCCTCGCGTGGAACCTCCAGGCCTCCTGTATCTGTTTGAGgtacacaaaacaaagagattagCAAATATTCAAGTTGATCAATCTGTTTTCGCACACCAAATCTCAGTAACACTTTGACCCAAAACAAAAATTCCGATGGAAGTTCAAATATCAGCATTTTTGTAAGGCTTGGGAGATGAGAATTTGGATTACTTTTGCGAGCACTGCTGCTCGTCAAAAAAGCGTTTTTTATGACCCAAAATATCTTTAAGGTATTAAAAACaattgaaaatatgactttaggccctaaaacttaattttctccacataaaatCCAACATAAGTTTTTTACTCTAATAAAACCCATTGACTAGATTTCACATCAgcaaaattcattaattatattttgactttacacatttaaaattttttgatgcctaaaatacccctatttgAAGGTTTAATGTACACAATTAATTCTATATGGATTGTGTAAGGAAGAtttaatgattttacaaaaataataaataataaattaattgtcTAATATATGATAACAATAAAACATGtctaatatatgtaataatacatgctttgtttaatcaatcaaattatattttacatataaatgttGGTAAATTtcactcacacacacatatataacaaaaaaaaaaaaaaaacatacttgATATCgtaaaaattcatgcaaaataatttacctacaaaaaaatgttatttgatttagtGCACCTactattcaaattttaaaatgttagatgcttaaaaaaagcaaaataatttacccaaTAAATGTAaagtacatgcaaaataatttacctacataataaagcaAACCCATGATAGATGCAAAATAATGTACctacataaaaaataattttttttattcaatactagtttacctattatttgtacatataataataaaatgtaaccaatatatgatacatacaaaataaaatacctaCATAATGAAGAATgttatttgtttcaaaattaatttacttacaaaataaagaaattttatttgattcaaaattaatttacctattatttgtacatatatcttataataataaaatgtgccaaatatatgtaataatacatggaaAATATATTACCTACTAAATAAAAgattgttatttgattcaaacatCAATTTACCTACAAACTATGTTAGTTGCTcatcataaatttacatataggtagataaattagtataatatgtttGAACATATATGTAGTactgtgcatatatatatatatattgagcttaTGGTAGTACTATATACATttgaatgtgtgtgtgtgtgtgtgtgtgtgtgtgtgtgtgtgtctatgttAGGGGTAATAATATGTGTAATAATTATTTGTTCATTATAATTAAGGTGAGTAATTacatttattgatttattttgaatattgtgATATAAGTTGTAAATATCTTGTAATAAAAGGTCAATTATTTTTCTACTTGGTAGTCAttttcaaatttgggttttatttgaaaGTTTATAACTAggtaagtttttgttttttgttttttttttttgtcaaactagGTAAGTTTTTGTTTAGAAAATAAGAGTTGCAATGatctatatttaaaaaaccctaaaaaaaatactaaaaaaaagCTTTCGGTTGTTATAAAGCACTTTCAGATATTAAAAAACAGTACACAAAAAGTAAAATGATCAACGAGGTTCTTGTTAAAAGGCAATGAAAATGTATGAGCAAACTCACCCTAAGATAACTGTAGAAAGACTCCGTCGTTGCCCTATAACAAGGACGTCCACCCCAAGAACCTTGCTTTGATCTAGAATAATACTTGCTTTGTCCTTGCCTTCCATTAACGCCACCTTCTCTACCCGCACACGTACTTTTGGTTTTGCATGTTTGCATGCATTCTTCATTTCTTCAAGAAACTCCGTGTTCCCTAAACCTCCTTCTACGGTGGCGGAGCCACCCCTAGGTCTTTTAAGGAACATCGTTATCGTGTATCGccatgaattagggttttcgaCATGGAAGAGAATCAATTCATCGTTCTCGGAAACAGTTTTAGACAGTGCATATTGGAGTGCACCTGCTGACTCTTGGGTTGGATCTGCTACCACCATTATTCTCCGCGGCGATGCATTATGTCGAAAGTCCATGTCCCAAAGCTATCGATACACCACCATCAACCACAACCAGAAAACCCCAAAGGGTTTTGCAATTAAGGGTAGGAAGTAAATTGTTTGTGATTATTATTAGGGTGGGCTGTTACACCCATCCTCCGGACGCGGACAATTTCCAGCAAAGCTCTTGAGGAAAACCGTTTGAGATTGAACTGCTAGCTAAAAGTCTAACACACAAATActtatttcttcttccttttatttCAGACAGAATAATATTCTTTTACTTATGttagttgtttttcttttcttggcctgTGCAGGCATTCAGATTTAACGTAGCTTCGAACAACTAAATTCAACTTTTTAAGGTTACAACTTGAATATCTGTCACTTGCTAAATATAAACTACTAACTCAACAGGATACATAAGTACTAACAAACAAAAACCACCAaacaccaaaccaaaaaaaaaaaaaaaaaaaaaaaaaaaaggaaaactacaACTTATGGCTCGTTTGCACGGACGGAGCCAATGAAG
It encodes the following:
- the LOC114820502 gene encoding uncharacterized protein, producing MDFRHNASPRRIMVVADPTQESAGALQYALSKTVSENDELILFHVENPNSWRYTITMFLKRPRGGSATVEGGLGNTEFLEEMKNACKHAKPKVRVRVEKVALMEGKDKASIILDQSKVLGVDVLVIGQRRSLSTVILGYRRPGGSTRGTKPIDTAEYLIDKSSCTCVGVQKKGQNGGYLLNTKTHKNFWLLA